The Benincasa hispida cultivar B227 chromosome 9, ASM972705v1, whole genome shotgun sequence genome has a segment encoding these proteins:
- the LOC120087194 gene encoding bZIP transcription factor 53-like: MTSFLGQINISDSRNRMIDERKRKRMQSNRESARRSRMKKQKRFEDLTSEVRRLQNVNSRIVESINGREQARIEIESINNILRVEAMEMTYRLGALDLVLQIVDDADALGVDVRDPLLEPWQHNQQMPLPTAADYDMFMV, from the coding sequence ATGACCTCGTTCCTAGGGCAAATCAACATCTCGGACTCGCGAAACAGGATGATCGacgagaggaagaggaagaggatgCAATCGAATCGAGAATCCGCTCGACGATCGCGAATGAAAAAGCAGAAGCGATTTGAAGATCTAACAAGCGAAGTGAGACGATTACAGAATGTGAACAGTCGGATTGTAGAAAGCATCAATGGAAGGGAACAAGCGAGGATTGAAATCGAATcgattaataatattttgagAGTCGAAGCAATGGAAATGACGTACCGACTCGGGGCCTTGGATTTGGTGCTTCAAATCGTCGACGATGCGGATGCTCTTGGGGTTGATGTTCGTGATCCTCTGTTGGAACCTTGGCAACACAACCAGCAAATGCCGCTGCCGACGGCGGCGGATTACGATATGTTTATGGTTTAA
- the LOC120085230 gene encoding DNA replication licensing factor MCM7, with protein MSAMKDSGPLDFTADKVLAKEFLANFADANGEAKYLNILQEVANRRVRAIQIDLEDVFNYKDLDEDFLRRITENTRRYIGIFADAIDELMPEPTEAFIDDDHDILMTQRSDDGPDTMDNPDPRQKMPPEIKRYFEVYIRASSKGRPFTIREVKASYIGQLVRISGIVTRCSDVKPLMQVAVYTCEDCGFEIYQEVTARVFMPLFECPSQRCRTNQTKGNLILQLRASKFLKFQEAKLQELAEHIPKGHIPRTMTVHLRGELTRKVAPGDVVELSGIFLPIPYTGFRAMRAGLVADTFLEAMSITHFKKKYEEYELRGDEEELIARLAEDGDIYNKLARSLAPEIFGHEDIKKALLLLLVGAPHRKLKDGMKIRGDLHICLMGDPGVAKSQLLKHIINVAPRGVYTTGKGSSGVGLTAAVQKDPVTNEMVLEGGALVLADMGICAIDEFDKMEESDRTAIHEVMEQQTVSIAKAGITTSLNARTAVLAAANPAWGRYDLRRTPAENINLPPALLSRFDLLWLILDRADMDNDLEMARHVVYVHQNRESPALGFTPLESSVLRAYISAARRLSPYVPKDLEEYIASAYSSIRQEEAKSNTPHSYTTVRTLLSILRISAALARLRFSETVAQSDVDEALRLMQMSKFSLYSDDRQKSGLDAISDIYSILRDEAARTNKMDVSYAHALNWISRKGYSEAQLKECLEEYAALNVWQIHPHTFDIRFIDA; from the exons ATGTCAGCCATGAAAGATTCCGGGCCTCTGGACTTCACTGCTGACAAGG TGCTCGCAAAGGAGTTCCTAGCGAACTTTGCCGATGCAAATGGCGAAGCCAAGTACTTAAACATTCTG caaGAGGTTGCAAATCGCAGAGTTCGTGCAATTCAAATCGATCTCGAGGATGTTTTTAAT TATAAGGATCTGGATGAGGATTTCCTCAGACGAATTACAGAAAACACCCGGCGTTATATTGGGATTTTTGCCGATGCTATTGATGAGCTCATGCCTGAGCCGACAGAGGCGTTTATTGATGATGATCATGACATATTAATGACACAAAGGTCTGATGATGGACCGGATACTATGGATAACCCTGACCCACGCCAAAAAATGCCTCCAGAAATCAAACGTTACTT TGAAGTTTACATTAGAGCATCTTCAAAGGGTCGTCCATTTACCATAAGAGAGGTCAAAGCATCATATATTGGTCAACTTGTGAGAATATCTGGTATTGTGACACGTTGTTCAGATGTTAAGCCATTGATGCAGGTGGCAGTTTATACATGCGAAGACTGTGGTTTTGAGATATACCAG GAGGTAACAGCTCGAGTCTTTATGCCTTTATTTGAGTGTCCATCTCAGCGTTGTAGAACAAACCAAACGAAAGGCAACTTAATTCTTCAACTTAGAGCATCCAAATTTCTGAAGTTTCAAGAG GCCAAACTTCAAGAGTTAGCTGAGCATATTCCGAAAGGTCATATTCCCCGGACAATGACTGTTCATCTCAGGGGTGAACTAACAAGGAAG GTAGCTCCAGGTGATGTTGTTGAACTATCAGGGATCTTTCTTCCTATTCCTTATACGGGGTTCAGGGCAATGCGTGCTGGTTTGGTTGCTGATACATTCTTAGAGGCCATGTCTATCACCCATTTCAAGAAAAAATATGAGGA ATATGAACTTAGAGGAGATGAGGAGGAACTAATTGCACGTTTGGCTGAGGATGGCGATATTTACAACAAACTGGCACGATCGTTGGCACCTGAAATTTTTGGTCATGAGGATATTAAAAAAGCTTTACTGCTTCTCCTTGTTGGCGCTCCTCATAGGAAGTTGAAAGATGGGATGAAG ATTAGAGGAGACTTGCATATTTGTTTGATGGGTGACCCTGGAGTTGCAAAGAGTCAACTTCTTAAACACATCATCAATGTTGCTCCCAGGGGAGTCTACACGACTGGCAAAGGGAGCAGTGGTGTTGGTCTAACCGCTGCTGTTCAGAAGGATCCTGTCACAAATGAGATGGTCCTTGAAGGAGGGGCATTG GTGTTAGCTGACATGGGAATATGTGCAATTGATGAATTTGACAAGATGGAAGAGTCTGATCGTACAGCAATTCATGAAGTCATGGAGCAACAGACTGTGAGCATTGCCAAGGCTGGAATCACCACGTCTCTAAATGCCAGGACTGCTGTCCTTGCTGCGGCCAATCCAGCATG GGGAAGATATGACCTACGTAGAACTCCAGCTGAAAACATTAACCTTCCTCCAGCTCTACTATCAAGATTTGATCTTCTTTGGTTGATCCTAGATCGAGCTGATATGGATAATGATCTTGAAATGGCTAGACATGTTGTTTATGTCCATCAGAATAGAGAATCTCCTGCTCTTGGCTTCACCCCCCTCGAATCATCTGTTCTTCG AGCTTACATTTCAGCCGCAAGAAGATTGTCTCCTTACGTTCCCAAGGATCTGGAGGAGTACATTGCCAGTGCCTATTCCAGCATCCGACAGGAAGAAGCTAAATCTAACACTCCCCATTCATACACCACAGTGAGAACTCTACTGAGCATTCTTCGGATATCAGCT GCTCTAGCAAGACTTAGATTCTCTGAGACCGTGGCTCAGAGTGATGTCGATGAAGCTCTAAGGTTAATGCAAATGTCAAAATTTTCTCTATACTCAGACGACCGTCAAAAATCTGGTCTTGATGCTATCTCAGATATTTATTCAATCTTGCGTGATGAAGCTGCCAGAACTAATAAAATGGATGTGAGCTATGCACACGCCCTTAACTGGATTTCTAGGAAG ggGTACAGCGAAGCTCAATTAAAAGAATGTTTGGAGGAGTATGCAGCCTTGAATGTGTGGCAAATACATCCACACACCTTTGACATTCGGTTTATAGATGCTTGA